One Eurosta solidaginis isolate ZX-2024a chromosome 5, ASM4086904v1, whole genome shotgun sequence DNA segment encodes these proteins:
- the Cpr65Au gene encoding endocuticle structural glycoprotein SgAbd-5: protein MKYQIVLAFACFIAICSAAPPSQPPAQGEERAETLRLETENNGVDKYSFAYDTSNGISRSETGELKTIDDTNAAIVVQGSTTWTSPEGKKFELVFTADEFGYHPSVKLLS from the exons atgaaGTATCAAATTGTTCTCGCATTCGCTTGCTTTATTGCTATCTGCTCCGCGGCTCCACCATCACAACCTCCAGCTCAAGGCGAGGAGCGCGCAGAAACACTGCGTCTGGAAACAGAGAATAATGGCGTTGACAAGTACTCTTTTGC CTACGACACCAGCAATGGCATTTCACGCTCAGAAACGGGTGAATTAAAAACAATTGATGATACAAATGCCGCTATTGTTGTTCAGGGTAGCACTACGTGGACTTCACCCGAGGGGAAAAAATTCGAGCTGGTCTTTACTGCTGATGAATTTGGTTATCATCCTTCAGTTAAACTACTCAgctaa